ATTCTGAAATTTAAGGACTTTATAAAAGATAATTGCAAAAATATGATTCTGAAGTTGACAATTGAAGTTGTGTgagttcttttatttttaatggtttCATTAAGTCTGGACTCTTATGAACATTCTGGACATCCACTTCTCAGAACACAGAACAGCTGAAATTCTTGTGAGGCAAATTGttgtttattgaaataacaaaaaactacaaacagaaatgctgaATCCCATTTAAAACTTGCATTCAACTTTGCACAAGCTCTACTGAAAGGATGCAATTCATTTATACACAGAATTGTAGCTGCTGACTGTACAGATACTAATGAATCTGATAACATAATGTACGAATGCCATCTACCACTCCTGGGACAGAAGGCAAAGGGCGGAGACCAAAGAcgttatgttaaaaaaaatataataaacacacaaaagtcATTTACTTAACATACTTCTCCATAAATTTCTTGTGGAACTCAGAGCGCAGTGTGTCATTGACAAAGCGTTTCTCCTTTCGAGCCTCGTCCACTCCTTTAGCGCAGTTCTTGAACACAACATCGTCGTCCCACCTAGAAGGACATTAACAAATTAACCAGTTACGATCGctattttttcttcatatagAACATTCATACTGTGCACATgcactctgtgtgtttgtgtgtatgtgagatACCTTCTCTTGACCCTGAATGTATTCTGAGTCTGGCTCATCTGCTGTTGCTGCCCTGCCAAATTAATCAATGGATTGCCACTCAAGATGTTTTCCATTCGAATCCTCTCCTCTTCTGCCTTTTGCTCTCGCTCctgagaggagaaaataaagaaatccaTTAAACACAAGGAGGTAGTGTTTGCGTTGTCTCAAACGTGAACCATTACGTATTTGCCAACTGTTCTGTTTGACATCTGTGTTGCTTTACTTTGCGTTCTTGCTCTTCAGCTCGCTCCTTCTTGATCTTCTCCAGTTCTGCCAGAAGAGCTGCAGTGTCGTCGTCATCGCTCTCGTCCTCAGAGTCCTCGTCCTCATCATCCTACAAACAAATACAAGCTTCATTAGTAAAGGGGCTTGATGAGTGCTCATCGTCACAGAGTGTCCACCAAATCTTGCAGTCCAAGCACTTACATCAGTGAGAGGGTCATCAGCATCAAGGTTGGCTGCTGGGATCTGATCCAGTCTGGGCCTCTTTGAAGACGAGGAcgaagatgatgatgaagatgtgGTGTGCTCTGGAAAATTGGTGTGGATAAGATGTAATACATGTGTTCAAACAATTCAAAAAGTAAGGCACTTTGGcagaaatataatgaaaatagaatttaaaagaaGACTTGGTCTAATATCTGAAGAAAGACCAACCTCTTGGTCCCCTCTCTCTGGTCTTTTCACGAGCAGCTACACGCTCCCTCTCCTCCAGCTCCCTGCGAAAGTCACGGGCACGAACCTCCTCGGGGGCATCCTGGGTAGGTTGCCTGAGGATGGGAGAACATTTGCAgggaaaaaacatttcaattatttcgTTTCCAGCATGTATTTACCCCAAACTCAGCTCCATTCATGTTTGATCCTCTGACCTGTATTTGATCTTTGTGTGACCAGGAAGATCTCGACTGGAATACTGCTTGGACAAAGCACTTAAATCACCTTCCCCTTTACCCCTCCCTCCTCTTGCTGGCTCAAACGTTGGTCTTGCAGCTGTAGTCATCTTTGATGGTCCTGCTGTGGCAAAACAAGAGGTTGAAAACATGTTCTAAAGCAGACCAATACAAAAACTGGCCACATACTGCCTACAAAGCCACAAACAGGCAGCTCCAGATATAACAACAAGTCCGCCTATCTACAATGAAGCAGTAATGCACTCTTTACAACAGTTTTTATACTTCCTTTATGTGCTTTAACTAAACTGAAACAGGTTGTTGGCACACCTGTATTTCAGTGTCATTGAGGAATGATCAACATAACTACATCAATCTTCAAATCTTCAATAATGTATCTAGTTTCACAACTGATCTTGCAAGGTTGCAGGTGGCAGTCAGATTGCACAGATGGATGAAAGAAAACGACACAGAGACCTAATTTTGCTTCAAAATTGAATGACAAGTGatctaatattctgttttaacAGCAAAGGTGGGATGCACTGTAAGCCTACCTCAGACCAACTCTTAAATTGATGAATAAAATAGCTGGCAAGTTAAACTATAGAGATAACTAACATGAACACAAGATCTGAGCAACTTGAATGACACCATAGCAGTGTAAGTTTGTTTCCTCATTTTCCAGTAAAAAACATTAATGTCTGTGTCTACTGTAATACACTAGAGTGTAAATTTATTCACTTTATTGTGATTATTTAAAAACTGCTTCATACATAATACTTGATTCATATTATCATTTTCTCCTGCTTCAGTGGACGCTAGCATCAGCACTCCAACAAAATTTCTTATAAAACGTTTTATTTGTCAACAAGTGGTCGGTTTGCACACTGCCACATAAAGAGCACAGAACTGTCACTGCAGATGGAAACTTGTGACGGTTTATGGCGGTCTTCCAACAgcctaaacaacaacaatggtCAAACTGGCGGCAGAAGAACGCGAATATTGCCTATAATCTAC
This genomic stretch from Acanthochromis polyacanthus isolate Apoly-LR-REF ecotype Palm Island chromosome 17, KAUST_Apoly_ChrSc, whole genome shotgun sequence harbors:
- the cwc15 gene encoding protein CWC15 homolog, translating into MTTAARPTFEPARGGRGKGEGDLSALSKQYSSRDLPGHTKIKYRQPTQDAPEEVRARDFRRELEERERVAAREKTRERGPREHTTSSSSSSSSSSKRPRLDQIPAANLDADDPLTDDDEDEDSEDESDDDDTAALLAELEKIKKERAEEQERKEREQKAEEERIRMENILSGNPLINLAGQQQQMSQTQNTFRVKRRWDDDVVFKNCAKGVDEARKEKRFVNDTLRSEFHKKFMEKYVK